A DNA window from Tenuifilaceae bacterium CYCD contains the following coding sequences:
- a CDS encoding capsular polysaccharide biosynthesis protein, with translation MKNFTFLLILFAAICLSAKAQKPGNSTLNLLFLGDVMGHSPQITSAFDEKTGTYSYDSVFTRIKQVFSYADIAIANLEVTLAGKPYSGYPQFSSPDDLVDGLMGAGVDVLVNANNHSADRGKDGIIRTIEVLNQKGIPHTGTFLDSANRELNNPLIVEKNGFKLGLLNYTYGTNGIPVPSPVIVNLIDTAIIRADVEKTRNMGVDEVIVFIHWGNEYETNPSKTQIKLAEFMKGIGVRIIIGSHPHVIQRMEATLDTDSTIGQVVVYSLGNFVSNQRKRYCNGGVITFVQLAKNEVGKTQITGTGYIPVWVHTPFRDLKRLYQVLPVVEYAPISKQYFNTTDDSLFTEFKTDTYSLLNSQNINFPEIKYRDGKWLFPELPTVFPLFKSPLVNP, from the coding sequence ATGAAAAACTTTACTTTTCTACTAATACTTTTCGCTGCTATCTGTTTAAGTGCTAAAGCACAAAAACCGGGCAATAGCACTCTCAACTTACTATTTTTAGGCGATGTAATGGGTCATTCCCCTCAAATTACGTCGGCCTTCGACGAAAAAACAGGAACGTATAGTTACGATAGTGTATTTACTCGAATTAAACAAGTATTTTCTTATGCCGATATTGCAATTGCTAATTTGGAGGTTACGCTGGCTGGTAAGCCGTATTCCGGTTATCCACAGTTCAGTTCGCCCGATGATTTAGTTGATGGACTTATGGGCGCAGGGGTTGATGTTTTAGTTAATGCAAATAACCACTCCGCCGATAGAGGGAAGGATGGAATAATAAGAACGATAGAGGTGTTAAACCAAAAAGGGATTCCTCATACAGGAACTTTCTTGGACTCAGCAAATCGCGAATTAAATAACCCTTTAATTGTTGAGAAAAATGGGTTTAAGCTCGGCTTGCTAAATTATACCTATGGGACAAATGGAATTCCAGTTCCATCGCCTGTAATTGTTAATTTAATTGATACGGCAATAATCAGAGCAGATGTTGAGAAAACAAGAAATATGGGGGTTGATGAGGTGATAGTTTTTATTCATTGGGGTAACGAGTACGAAACAAATCCATCTAAAACTCAGATTAAGCTTGCCGAATTTATGAAAGGTATAGGCGTTCGTATAATTATTGGTTCACATCCACATGTTATACAACGTATGGAGGCAACCCTCGACACCGATAGTACAATTGGCCAGGTTGTTGTTTACTCGTTGGGGAATTTTGTGTCGAATCAGCGTAAACGGTATTGTAATGGGGGCGTTATTACTTTTGTTCAGTTGGCAAAGAATGAAGTGGGTAAAACCCAAATTACTGGCACAGGTTATATCCCTGTTTGGGTTCATACGCCATTTAGGGATTTAAAACGGCTATATCAGGTACTGCCAGTTGTGGAATATGCACCAATAAGTAAACAATATTTCAATACTACGGACGATTCGCTGTTCACCGAGTTCAAAACTGATACATACAGCTTGTTGAACTCTCAGAATATAAATTTCCCAGAAATAAAGTACCGGGATGGAAAGTGGTTATTCCCTGAATTGCCAACAGTTTTTCCACTTTTCAAGAGTCCGCTAGTAAATCCCTAA
- the rpsF gene encoding 30S ribosomal protein S6 encodes MLNHYETVFIATPVLSEAQMKEAVTKFRGFITENGGEIVHEENWGLRKLAYPIQKKTTGFYHLLEFKAAGELVDKLETQYRRDERIIRFLTVKLDKYAVEYANKKRSNKVETKKMED; translated from the coding sequence ATGTTAAATCACTACGAAACCGTTTTCATTGCTACTCCCGTTTTGTCTGAGGCCCAGATGAAGGAAGCGGTTACAAAATTCAGGGGTTTCATCACCGAGAATGGTGGCGAAATCGTTCATGAAGAAAATTGGGGTTTAAGAAAGTTGGCCTACCCCATTCAGAAAAAAACTACAGGTTTTTACCATTTATTGGAATTTAAAGCCGCTGGAGAGTTGGTTGACAAACTCGAAACTCAGTACCGCCGCGATGAGCGTATTATTCGTTTCTTAACTGTTAAGTTAGACAAGTACGCTGTTGAGTATGCTAATAAAAAGCGTAGCAACAAAGTGGAAACTAAAAAAATGGAGGACTAA
- a CDS encoding peptidase M16, translated as MGFSAKGQIDWSTPVPVDKNFRYGKLDNGLTYYIRKNTEPKQRAEFYIAQNVGAILEEDSQNGLAHFLEHMAFNGTKNFPGKGIINYFETVGVKFGYNINAFTSLDETVYNLSDVPTTRDGIIDSALLVLHDWSNCISLDPQEIDNERGVIREEWRTRRSPEFRMDNQVRPIIYKGSKYAIRDVIGDINVINNFKHQEIKDYYAKWYRPDLQSIVIIGDIDVDQIEAKIKTLFADIAKPVNPATREFFELPDNDQPLIGIASDPEASNTTLNIYYKHDATPKDAKNIGYLRDKMIKDLISSMLSSRLSEITQKPNPPYVFAISTMTDMVRTKSAFMFFAALKNDAMLEGVKGVVREAERVKRFGFAASELDRAKADYLRDLENQLKEKDKQKNQKYVWEAVGNFLDGTPIPGIEFEFAFANGIIPSIKIEDVNAVAAKLITENNMVITVEGPKKDGLVMPTEDAVLNALKEVKAENIEAYVDKVSNKPLVESVANPGKVVKTNSNNIFGTTEFELSNGAKVIVKETNFKEDEIALSAFSQGGLSLADNKSLPSATMAASIISNVGVGEFSKPDLDKMLAGKIVNVRPVIGEDFEGFNGSASPKDFETMLQLVYLYFTSPRQDAEGFNTYMGRIKAYMANASADPSMAFNDSITVAMANHNPRVMPQNMDFFNKVEFNSTMDFYKNRFADASDFTFVFTGNIKAEEAKGLLEKYIGGLPTLKRDDTPKDNGVREPKGKISNIFKKSLQTPKASIYIALTGDAKYSLENLVLASYMNSILQNRYLEEVREKEGGSYGVQVGMSISKFPVESYDLMMMFDTDPNMREKLMGIIYAEIEKIKANGPLEDDLNKAKEFMIKQYDQNQRENKYWLNVIREKYKTGVDKNTNYLDVVKSVNAEMIKAFANKMFSQGNIVEVVMIPEEQK; from the coding sequence TTGGGCTTTAGCGCAAAGGGACAAATCGATTGGAGCACTCCAGTTCCTGTTGACAAAAATTTTCGCTATGGAAAATTGGATAATGGATTAACGTATTACATCCGTAAGAATACGGAGCCAAAGCAACGTGCCGAGTTCTATATTGCACAGAATGTTGGTGCAATTCTGGAAGAGGATAGCCAAAACGGATTGGCGCACTTCCTTGAGCACATGGCTTTCAATGGAACTAAAAATTTTCCAGGGAAAGGCATTATTAACTATTTCGAAACTGTTGGCGTTAAGTTTGGCTATAATATCAACGCATTTACATCGCTAGATGAAACTGTTTATAACCTATCTGATGTTCCTACAACGCGGGATGGTATTATCGATAGCGCATTGTTGGTGCTTCACGATTGGTCAAACTGTATTTCTTTAGATCCTCAAGAAATTGATAATGAAAGAGGCGTTATTCGTGAGGAGTGGCGTACAAGACGTAGCCCTGAATTTAGAATGGATAATCAGGTAAGACCTATCATTTATAAAGGATCAAAGTATGCCATCCGTGATGTTATTGGCGATATTAATGTGATTAACAATTTCAAACACCAAGAAATAAAGGATTACTATGCTAAATGGTATCGTCCCGATCTACAATCAATTGTAATTATTGGCGATATAGATGTTGACCAGATCGAAGCCAAAATCAAAACCTTGTTTGCCGATATTGCAAAACCAGTAAATCCAGCAACCAGAGAATTCTTCGAGTTGCCTGATAATGATCAACCTCTTATAGGAATCGCATCAGACCCTGAGGCTAGCAACACAACACTAAATATTTACTATAAGCACGATGCAACACCAAAGGATGCAAAGAACATTGGTTATTTGAGAGATAAGATGATTAAGGATCTTATTTCCTCAATGCTTTCGTCGCGTTTAAGTGAAATTACCCAAAAGCCAAATCCTCCCTACGTTTTTGCAATTTCTACTATGACCGATATGGTTCGTACAAAAAGCGCATTTATGTTTTTTGCCGCACTAAAGAACGATGCAATGCTTGAAGGAGTTAAAGGTGTGGTTCGGGAGGCTGAACGTGTTAAACGTTTTGGCTTTGCCGCGTCAGAACTAGATAGGGCAAAAGCCGATTATCTTCGTGATTTAGAAAATCAACTGAAAGAGAAAGACAAACAAAAGAATCAAAAGTATGTTTGGGAAGCAGTTGGTAATTTCCTTGATGGTACTCCAATTCCAGGAATTGAGTTTGAGTTTGCTTTTGCCAATGGAATAATACCTTCTATTAAAATTGAAGATGTTAATGCTGTTGCTGCCAAATTAATTACTGAGAACAATATGGTAATTACCGTTGAAGGTCCTAAAAAGGATGGTCTTGTAATGCCTACAGAGGATGCAGTTTTAAACGCATTGAAAGAGGTTAAGGCAGAGAATATTGAAGCCTATGTAGATAAAGTTTCCAACAAACCTTTGGTTGAAAGTGTTGCTAACCCAGGTAAAGTTGTGAAAACTAATTCAAATAATATTTTTGGAACTACAGAATTTGAACTATCCAATGGGGCAAAGGTAATTGTTAAAGAAACCAACTTCAAGGAAGATGAAATTGCTTTATCTGCGTTTAGTCAAGGCGGTTTATCCTTAGCCGATAATAAATCATTGCCATCGGCTACTATGGCCGCATCCATTATTTCTAACGTAGGAGTTGGAGAATTTTCGAAGCCCGATTTAGATAAGATGCTTGCTGGGAAAATTGTTAATGTAAGACCAGTCATTGGTGAGGATTTTGAAGGTTTCAATGGTAGCGCTTCCCCTAAGGATTTTGAAACAATGCTGCAATTGGTTTATTTATACTTTACATCACCAAGGCAGGATGCCGAAGGATTTAATACCTATATGGGACGTATTAAAGCATATATGGCTAATGCCTCTGCAGATCCTAGCATGGCTTTCAATGATAGTATTACTGTTGCCATGGCAAACCATAACCCTCGGGTTATGCCTCAAAATATGGATTTCTTCAATAAGGTTGAGTTTAATTCTACGATGGATTTCTATAAGAATCGTTTTGCCGATGCGTCAGACTTTACATTCGTATTTACTGGAAATATCAAGGCCGAAGAGGCTAAGGGTTTGCTCGAAAAATATATTGGCGGATTGCCAACTTTAAAAAGAGACGATACCCCTAAGGATAATGGTGTGAGAGAGCCAAAAGGTAAGATTTCCAATATATTTAAGAAGTCACTTCAAACTCCCAAAGCATCAATTTATATTGCTTTAACTGGCGATGCAAAGTACAGCCTTGAGAATTTAGTTTTAGCAAGTTACATGAATTCAATACTTCAAAATCGTTATCTTGAAGAAGTACGCGAGAAGGAAGGTGGCTCCTATGGCGTTCAGGTTGGGATGTCAATCAGCAAATTCCCTGTAGAATCGTATGATTTAATGATGATGTTCGATACCGATCCTAATATGAGAGAAAAACTCATGGGAATTATTTATGCTGAGATTGAAAAAATTAAAGCCAATGGCCCTCTTGAGGATGACTTAAATAAGGCTAAGGAATTCATGATTAAACAGTACGATCAGAATCAACGCGAAAATAAGTATTGGTTGAATGTTATACGTGAAAAGTATAAAACCGGCGTTGACAAAAATACCAACTATCTAGATGTGGTAAAATCTGTTAATGCTGAGATGATCAAAGCATTTGCCAATAAAATGTTTAGCCAAGGGAATATTGTTGAGGTTGTAATGATTCCTGAAGAACAAAAGTAA
- a CDS encoding TatD family hydrolase: MNFINFHCHKPNLCNKGIGLYSLNVDDIVNEQVPENCTIGIHPWQCEHPDIDEWIRQMDYLVQSPNVLAIGEIGLDRLKGGNLDLQTQILVAQVEIAQKVNKPIIIHCVRAWSELIKSLSNPKYKTVKKAIHGFRGKADMAKQLVMQDYYLSFGSILVDPTPELAESLTMVPLNRLFFETDTSEMPIGEVYSAASDILDIPIEELLQETEKNFTEFFNR; this comes from the coding sequence ATGAACTTCATCAATTTTCATTGCCATAAGCCCAATCTCTGCAACAAAGGGATTGGATTATATTCACTTAATGTGGATGATATTGTTAATGAACAAGTCCCCGAAAACTGTACCATTGGAATTCATCCCTGGCAATGCGAGCATCCCGATATTGATGAGTGGATTCGGCAAATGGATTATTTAGTACAAAGCCCAAATGTCTTGGCCATTGGCGAAATTGGTCTCGACAGACTTAAAGGAGGAAATCTTGATCTGCAAACCCAAATTTTAGTTGCACAGGTTGAAATTGCACAGAAAGTTAATAAACCAATAATCATACACTGCGTTCGGGCATGGAGCGAATTAATAAAATCACTATCGAACCCAAAGTATAAAACGGTAAAGAAAGCCATTCACGGATTTAGAGGAAAAGCCGACATGGCCAAGCAACTTGTAATGCAGGACTACTACCTATCGTTCGGCTCAATCCTTGTTGATCCTACTCCAGAACTGGCCGAATCGCTAACAATGGTTCCTTTGAATAGGCTATTTTTCGAAACCGACACCTCGGAAATGCCAATAGGAGAAGTGTACTCTGCAGCATCGGATATACTCGACATACCAATTGAAGAGCTACTCCAAGAAACCGAAAAAAATTTTACTGAGTTTTTCAATAGATAG
- the rpsR gene encoding 30S ribosomal protein S18: MSTNQSEIRYLTPPTVEIKKKKYCRFKKNKIKYIDYKDPEFLKKFLNEQGKILPRRITGTSLKYQRKVATAVKRARHIAILPFVTDLLK; encoded by the coding sequence ATGAGTACAAATCAATCAGAAATCAGATATCTCACCCCCCCAACAGTTGAGATTAAAAAGAAAAAGTACTGCCGTTTCAAGAAGAACAAGATTAAGTACATTGATTACAAGGATCCTGAATTCTTGAAAAAGTTCCTTAACGAACAGGGTAAAATTCTTCCTCGTCGTATTACTGGAACATCATTGAAGTACCAGAGGAAGGTCGCTACAGCAGTAAAAAGGGCTCGTCACATTGCCATACTGCCATTTGTAACCGATCTATTGAAATAA
- a CDS encoding tRNA threonylcarbamoyladenosine dehydratase, translating to MDWLERTELLLGKEQVSKLSSKHVLVVGLGGVGAYAAEQICRAGIGQMTIVDGDTIHLTNINRQLPALNSTIGLPKAEYLGKRLLDINPNLKLHIIQEYLRDERMKEVLSQHYDYVVDAIDTLSPKIFLINDAYKNGLRVVSSMGSGGKLNPAKVQIADISESHNCPLARILRKRLHRLGIRTGIKVVYSPEEVPENATRPCEGEPNKKTTVGTISYMPPIFGCFIASVVIRDLLADS from the coding sequence ATGGACTGGCTTGAGCGGACGGAATTACTGCTAGGGAAAGAACAGGTATCAAAACTAAGTAGCAAACACGTTTTGGTTGTAGGACTCGGAGGTGTTGGCGCTTACGCTGCCGAACAAATTTGCAGAGCTGGCATTGGTCAAATGACTATAGTAGATGGCGATACCATTCATCTCACCAATATAAACCGCCAACTTCCTGCGCTAAATAGCACAATAGGCTTACCCAAAGCGGAATATCTTGGGAAAAGATTACTGGATATCAATCCAAACTTAAAACTTCATATCATTCAAGAATATTTAAGGGATGAAAGAATGAAAGAAGTTCTCTCCCAGCACTACGATTATGTGGTTGATGCCATTGATACACTTTCTCCTAAAATTTTTCTCATAAATGACGCCTACAAGAATGGGCTTAGAGTTGTGAGTTCAATGGGTAGCGGAGGGAAACTCAATCCTGCAAAAGTTCAAATTGCCGATATTTCAGAATCGCATAACTGCCCACTAGCTCGCATTTTGAGAAAAAGACTTCACCGATTGGGCATTCGCACTGGCATAAAAGTAGTATACTCACCAGAAGAAGTACCAGAAAATGCCACTCGCCCATGCGAGGGTGAACCAAACAAGAAAACTACCGTAGGAACAATATCCTATATGCCTCCAATATTTGGCTGTTTTATAGCATCAGTGGTGATTAGGGATTTACTAGCGGACTCTTGA
- a CDS encoding phosphorylase, producing MRVIESSELILNPDGSIFHLHLKPEQLADTVVLVGDPGRVETVSSFFDKIEFTVSNREFKTCTGYYKGKRISAVSTGIGTDNIDIVVNELDALVNIDLETRTVKDTHKKLTIVRLGTSGALQPEIDLGSYVMTEISIGFDGLLNFYANRNEVSDLEMEQAFLKHTDWNPLCAKPYFNRSSEKLVNLLSDYTIKGITISAPGFYGPQGRVLRLPLADPKLNDKIVDFRYNGRKITNFEMESSAINGLSRLLGHDSVTICAIIANRVIKDATKDYRPAIKRLIELTLDKLATL from the coding sequence ATGAGAGTAATAGAATCATCGGAACTGATACTAAACCCAGATGGTAGTATCTTTCATCTACACCTAAAACCAGAGCAGCTGGCCGATACTGTAGTGCTAGTAGGCGATCCAGGCAGAGTAGAAACAGTATCGTCATTCTTCGATAAAATTGAGTTTACCGTATCGAATAGAGAGTTCAAAACATGTACAGGATACTATAAAGGGAAAAGAATTAGTGCCGTATCAACAGGTATTGGAACCGACAATATCGATATTGTCGTAAATGAACTTGATGCCTTAGTAAACATTGACCTAGAAACAAGAACGGTTAAGGATACACATAAAAAGTTAACCATTGTCCGTTTGGGTACTTCTGGAGCACTTCAGCCAGAAATAGATTTAGGGAGCTATGTGATGACGGAAATTAGTATCGGATTTGATGGCTTGCTAAACTTTTATGCCAACCGCAACGAGGTTAGCGACCTTGAAATGGAACAAGCATTCCTAAAACATACAGATTGGAATCCTCTTTGCGCCAAACCATACTTCAACAGATCATCCGAAAAGTTGGTCAATCTATTGTCCGATTACACCATTAAAGGAATTACCATTTCGGCACCGGGTTTTTACGGACCACAAGGTCGAGTTCTTCGTCTTCCATTGGCAGATCCCAAGTTAAACGACAAAATCGTTGACTTCAGATACAATGGACGTAAGATCACTAATTTCGAGATGGAAAGTTCTGCAATCAACGGACTATCACGCTTACTTGGACATGACTCAGTTACAATATGCGCTATAATTGCGAATAGAGTAATTAAAGATGCCACAAAAGATTATCGTCCTGCAATTAAGCGACTTATCGAATTAACTCTCGACAAACTGGCAACACTATAA